Proteins encoded together in one Terriglobus saanensis SP1PR4 window:
- a CDS encoding HIT family protein produces MDRLWTPWRYAYITDSGPAGRKGVPEALAAWPGDCGCVFCNLIGSANWAIEQGMPPEEAEAPGHILLRAEYCYLVLNAFPYSSGHLMVIPYEHLQSLAALPVAAAEEMIRLTQRAETALRATYKPNGINLGMNLGEAAGAGVAEHIHMHVLPRWVGDSNFMSVIAETRVLPETLDITWKRLRQAIADTEAS; encoded by the coding sequence ATGGACAGGCTCTGGACGCCGTGGCGGTACGCGTACATCACGGACAGCGGCCCTGCCGGACGCAAGGGCGTGCCGGAGGCCCTGGCGGCCTGGCCTGGGGATTGCGGTTGCGTCTTCTGTAATCTCATCGGGTCCGCCAACTGGGCCATCGAGCAGGGCATGCCTCCGGAAGAAGCCGAGGCTCCTGGCCACATCCTCCTCCGCGCGGAGTATTGCTACCTCGTCCTGAACGCCTTTCCCTATAGCAGTGGCCACCTGATGGTGATCCCGTATGAGCATCTGCAGTCGCTGGCGGCGCTTCCTGTCGCGGCGGCGGAGGAGATGATTCGCCTCACGCAGCGGGCGGAGACGGCGCTTCGGGCGACCTACAAGCCGAACGGCATCAACCTTGGAATGAACCTGGGCGAGGCTGCCGGTGCGGGTGTGGCAGAGCATATCCATATGCATGTGCTCCCACGGTGGGTGGGAGATTCCAACTTCATGTCCGTGATCGCGGAGACGCGCGTCCTTCCCGAAACGCTCGACATCACTTGGAAACGTCTACGACAGGCAATCGCCGACACCGAAGCGTCTTAA
- the cysS gene encoding cysteine--tRNA ligase, with the protein MAIDLFNTLGGRVEALVPQHDNELRMYCCGPTVYDYGHIGNFRTFLHVDVLRRFAALKGMKLKHVMNVTDVDDKIIRNAAAANMPIAEYTAKFERAFFEDMDALGVQRPEIIARATENIGDMVTLIEKLASEDIAYKTEDGSWYFRIARFPDYGKLSKKDFDGIEDGARVDVDEYEKDAARDFALWKAVKPNEHSWDTSLGIGRPGWHIECSAMAMKHLGPTFDLHAGGEDLTFPHHENEIAQSEAASHVPLARHWFHVRFLLVEGKKMSKSEGNFYTLRDLLLKGYRASAIRFLLLSVPYRHQMNFTFEGLTESANAIDRLRTFARRLDKGEFAVGENAGLAALTTEKLRLFDAALSNDLNTAEARAAIFDLVRAANSAADTGTLLAGNVASIRDLLARFDSIFDVLTDRDQQVTRDALAWAEAEGRLGEAAPDLVASSSFSEDDIQKLVDERTLAKKQRNFARADAIRKELAEKGILIEDGKDGVSWKRK; encoded by the coding sequence ATGGCAATCGACCTCTTCAACACCCTGGGCGGCCGCGTGGAAGCGCTCGTGCCGCAGCATGACAACGAACTGCGCATGTATTGTTGCGGGCCCACCGTCTACGATTACGGCCATATCGGCAACTTCCGCACCTTCCTGCATGTCGACGTTTTGCGTCGTTTCGCCGCTCTGAAGGGCATGAAGCTGAAGCACGTCATGAACGTCACGGATGTGGACGACAAGATCATCCGCAACGCCGCCGCCGCCAACATGCCTATCGCCGAATACACGGCCAAGTTCGAGCGCGCTTTTTTTGAAGATATGGACGCCCTCGGCGTGCAGCGTCCGGAGATCATTGCCCGCGCGACGGAGAACATCGGCGACATGGTGACGCTGATTGAAAAGCTCGCCTCCGAGGACATTGCGTACAAGACGGAAGACGGCTCCTGGTACTTCCGGATCGCGCGTTTTCCCGATTACGGAAAGCTTTCAAAAAAGGACTTCGACGGAATCGAAGACGGCGCGCGCGTGGATGTGGACGAGTACGAGAAGGATGCTGCACGCGACTTCGCTCTCTGGAAGGCCGTGAAGCCGAACGAGCATAGCTGGGATACGTCCTTGGGTATCGGTCGTCCGGGCTGGCATATCGAGTGCTCCGCCATGGCGATGAAGCATCTTGGTCCGACCTTCGATCTGCACGCCGGTGGCGAGGATCTTACGTTTCCGCACCACGAGAACGAGATCGCACAGTCGGAGGCGGCTTCGCATGTGCCGCTGGCAAGGCATTGGTTTCACGTCCGCTTTTTGCTGGTGGAAGGCAAGAAGATGTCGAAGTCGGAGGGTAATTTCTATACCCTGCGCGACCTTCTGCTGAAGGGCTATCGCGCCTCTGCGATTCGTTTTCTGCTGCTTTCGGTGCCGTATCGCCACCAGATGAACTTCACCTTCGAAGGACTGACGGAGTCGGCCAACGCCATCGACCGTCTGCGGACGTTTGCGCGGCGTCTGGACAAGGGCGAATTTGCTGTTGGCGAAAACGCCGGCCTTGCGGCCCTTACCACCGAGAAGCTGCGCCTCTTCGACGCTGCTCTTTCGAACGACCTGAACACGGCCGAAGCTCGCGCCGCGATCTTCGATCTCGTGCGTGCCGCGAACTCTGCCGCAGATACCGGCACTCTCCTTGCCGGAAACGTCGCGTCCATCCGCGACCTTTTGGCCCGCTTCGATTCGATCTTCGACGTCCTCACCGATCGCGATCAGCAGGTCACGCGCGACGCTCTTGCCTGGGCCGAAGCCGAGGGTCGTCTGGGCGAAGCCGCGCCGGATCTCGTTGCGTCTTCTAGCTTTTCCGAAGACGACATTCAGAAGCTGGTGGACGAGCGCACCCTTGCCAAGAAGCAGAGGAACTTTGCCCGTGCCGACGCGATCCGCAAGGAACTTGCCGAAAAGGGCATTCTGATCGAAGACGGCAAAGACGGCGTCTCCTGGAAGCGGAAGTAG